The Quatrionicoccus australiensis nucleotide sequence TGGAGCAAGATGCGGGTTCCACCGGAGATGCTGACGGCGCAGACAGGTGGTCTGGTTACTGCGGTGACGGAACTGGACGACGCGCGCCTGGTGATGATGATGGACGTTGAAAAAGTCCTCTCGGAAACCACCAGTATCGATAACGAGATCATGTTCCGTGGTGTCGTGCCGGTCGACCGCCCGGATTGCACGGTTTTCTATTGCGACGATTCCAGTGTTGCCCGCAAGCAGATTGAACGCACCCTCAGTGTCATGGGTGTCAAAGGTTTGAGTGCAGTCAATGGTCGCCAGATGTGGGACGAAATGGAAAAAGTGGCGACCTACGCCCAGTCGATTGGCAAGCCGGCTTCTGAACTGATCAACCTGGTGCTGACTGATATTGAAATGCCGGAAATGGATGGCTATATCCTGACCAAAAAAATCAAGTCCGACCCGCGTTTCAATGGCGTTCCAGTCATCATGCACTCCTCGTTGTCCGGTATGTCGAATCAGAAGCTCGGACAATCGGTTGGTGT carries:
- a CDS encoding chemotaxis protein: MSELLKNIDARTKLAGTNKLEILLFFLGVDQRTGRRETYGINVFKVREVMRTPLITAAPDMPSSVEGMVSLRGALVPVIDLAKYSGISADTPREIMIVTEYNGHTQGFLVEGVDTILRLDWSKMRVPPEMLTAQTGGLVTAVTELDDARLVMMMDVEKVLSETTSIDNEIMFRGVVPVDRPDCTVFYCDDSSVARKQIERTLSVMGVKGLSAVNGRQMWDEMEKVATYAQSIGKPASELINLVLTDIEMPEMDGYILTKKIKSDPRFNGVPVIMHSSLSGMSNQKLGQSVGVDEYVPKFEPQRLSETLARRLGVEASAPVVAA